CGTTTGTTGGGGAACGGGAAGGGCCGCGCGCAGCGCTTGATTTAGCATCGATGGCGAGGGTCTGAGGCGCAGCGCTGATCGGGCGCCGGTGGCGAAGGGCGGTGGGTCAGCGCTTGAGTTTGCTGCTGGGGGTGTCGTCGCCGGGGAGCAGGCCGACCGCCCACTGCAAGCCGCCGAGCAAATGCTTCTGGAAGCGGGGGTCCTTCCACACTTTCGGATCGTGGCCGAAGGAGGTATAAAAGACGCGCCCTTGCCCTTCCCGGCGGCACCAGGAGATGGCGTAATCGTTGTCGGCACGGGTCAGGTTTTTGCCGGGGTTGAACGACGCCGGGTCGATGCTCAGGATGATGTGGAGGCGGTCCCGGCTGAAGGGCTGATCGCGGAAGACGTACATTTCATCCTGGAACTCTTCACCGTCGGTGAAGGCGGCGGCGGCGGGATGCTTGGGGTCCTCGACCCGGATGCGGATTTTTTGGAGTCCCGGCGGATGGCCGCGGAAATAGGCGCCGATGAGGTCGCCATAGACCGATTCCGTGTAGAGGGTGTCGGTGGCGCAGTGGGTGCCCGCCAGGGCGCCGCCGGCGCGGACCCATTCCCGCAGGTCGTTCAGCTCTTCTTTGGTGACCGGGTTGCCCGTGGTGAAGAAGAGGACGACGTCGAAGTTTTTGAGGGTCTGCTTGTTGATGCGTCCGCAGTGTTCGCGTTCGACGGGAAGGCGGGTGCTGCCGCGGAAGCGTTCGGCGTAGACTTCCAGGGCGGAGCGTTCGCGGCCGCTTTTGTCTTTGACTTTGCTTTCCGGGTCGCCGGTGAAGCGCCAGCAGGTGACCTCGAAGCCGTGGGCCGGTCCGATCTGTTTGAGGACTTCCTCAGCGGTGGCGACGGAAGCGTGGATGAAGCCGCCGCTATGGGTGACCAGGAGCAGGCGTTTAGCGGCACGGGTGCCGCTGGAGGCGGCCCCGTCGAGGCGGGGCGCATCCTGATCCGCCTGGCAAGCCGCCAGGACCGCCAGGGAGAAACCGGCAGCCAGCATTCCGAAGGCGAAGGTTCGGCGACGCATGGGAAAGGACTCCTGAAGAAGGAACGGGAGGGAGGGACAACGGAGCGCCGGGCGTGACTCGGCGGCGCTCTCCGCCAATGTTATAGTCCCCCGGCGGCGGCGGAGCCTAGAGGGCCGATGGTTTCTCGTCTACAACAGGGGCAGGGCCGCGTGCGGGCCAAGGGCCAGATGCAGGGCCGGCTCCGTCTGAGCCTCCATGAGGTGACACATGGCTGACGTTGCAGCATCGAACGGCGGCCAGACTCTGCCTTCCTCCGGCCGACGAGGCTGGCGCGTGCTGCTGGTGTGGACTGTGGCGGTGTTGCTGCCCGGCGCGGGGGCGGTGGCCTGGCCGTATTTGGGACCGGCGGAGGTGGAAGTGTGCTCCAGTCCGGTGTCGCATTTTCCCGCGGCGGAATGGCCCTACGACAAACAGATTTTGGGAGCGGCCCCCCGCTTCCGCCCGCGCATCACCCACGTGCGTCTCGTGGACCTGGACCAGGATGGCCGGATGGACATCCTCGCCTGCGACGCCCAGCGGAAGCGGCTCTACTGGTACCGGCAGACAGACCGGCGGCAGTGGCAGGAAATCCCGGTGGGACCGGAATTGAACGTGCCGGCGGGGCTGGCCGTGGTCGATCTGGATGGCGACGGCGACCGGGACATCGTGGCCGCCGTACTTGGAAGTGTACTGCCGAGCGATGAGCGCATCGGGCAGGTCGTGTGGCTGGAGAACCGGGGCGGCACGTTTGTGCCCCACGTGCTGCTCGATCACGTCCGGCGGGTGGCGGATGTGCAAGCGGGGGACTTCACCGGGGAGGGCCGGCCCGATCTGGCGGTGGCGGTGTACGGCTACCATCACGGCGAGCTATTGTGGTTGGAGAACCTGGGGGGCGGGCGCTTCCGGGAGCATCTGTTGCTGGCGACGCAGGGGCCGTCGCACGTGCCGGTGGCGGACTTCACCGGAGAGGGCCGGCTGGACATCGCCGCTCTGGTGTCCCAGGACCACGAGGAAGTGTGGCTGTGGGAGAACCGGGGCAGCGGAGAGTTTGCCCCGCGGCGCATTTTCCACACGCTCAATTTTGACCTAGGCAGTGCCAGCCTGCGTGCAGCGGACCTGGATGAGGATGGCCGCCCGGACCTGCTCTTGTGCGCGGGAGACAATTTGGAGATCAACCATCACTATCCGCAACCCTGGCATGGGTGTTACTGGCTGCGCAACGGCGGAAGGGGCGGGGAGTTCACGGTCCAGCGGCTGGCTGCGGTCGGCGGCGTCTACGGAGCGGCAGTGGCGGACCTGACCGGCGATGGACGGCCCGACGTCGTCCTCGCCTGCATGTTCAACGACTGGCACCGGGCGGGTGCGGCCAGTCTGGTGCTGTTAGAGAACCGCGGCGGCGAGTTCCTGCCCCGCACGCTCGACACCCATCCGATCCACCTGGCTGTGCTCGATGCCGGTGACCTGGACGGGGATGGCCAAGCCGACCTGGTCGCCGGCAGTTTGCATTTGGACGACCTGGCGCCGGAACGCTGGGGACGGCTCACCCTCTGGCTGCGCCGCCCGCGCTAGGACTGACATGTGTTCGTCACCGTGACCTGCGAGGAACCTGCCATGCCGGCCCGCCCGCTTCTGGCCCGTTTGGAACGCCTCGGCACCTTGCTGCTGTTGCTGGAGCTGGCCGCCGCTGCGCTCGTCCTGTACCGCCGACAGGTTCAGCCCCCGCCGCCCGTCCCGGACCTCGCCGCCCTCGAACCGCTGACACGGACTGAGCTGGAAGCGCAGATCGCCCGCTGCCGTTTCGGGACGAGGTGGTGGAACCTTCTTTCCTGGCGGGACGCCGCTGCCTGGCAACAGCTCGGCGAGCAGTACCTGGCCCTGGGCTACTTTCCCGAAGCGGAAGCCTGCCTGCGCCAGGCGTTGACATGGGACCGTCATCAGGCCGATGCGGCCTTCCGCCATGCTTTCGCTCTGGAACGTCTGGGGCGGATCGACGAGGCCATCGCGGGGTACGAGGAGGCCCTGCGGCGAGGCCACAAGCGTCGGGCGGACATTCACTATTCCATCGGCAAAAATCACCTGCGGGCGGAGCGCCGGGAAGCAGCCCAAGCGGCATTCCAGGCGGCGGGGGACCTGGCGGCCGCCCGCTACGAGCTGGCCCTGCTCGCCGCCGAGGCCGGACAGGGGGAACAGGCTCGCACGCTGGCCGAACAACTGGCCCAGGAGCACCCCCAGGCGTATCACCCCGCCGCCCTGCTCCACCGCCTGGCCGTCTGGCAGAACGATCGCGCCGCTGCCGGACGCTGGGCCGACGCCTTCGAGGCGCGCCCCCACCCTCTCCCTTCCCCCTTCGACACCGAGTTCGACTGGGTCGTCCGCACCGCCAACAGTCTGGGGCGCGACCGGCGCTTCCGCGATGCCGGCCGGCTGTACCACGCCGGCCAACTGGCCGAAGCCGAGCGGCTGCTGCGCCAGACCCTGGAGGCCGCCTGGAGTCCGGAGGCGGCCGACCGCCTGGCGGATACGCTCGCCCTGCAACGCCGCCTGGCCGAAGCCCGCGAGGTGCTCCAGGACATGCTGGCGCGGGACGGGCCGACCTGGGAGCTGCTCTGGCGGCTGGGCCAAGCGGAAGCGGACCTGGGCCGGCGGGCGGAAGCCGAGGCCTACTGGCAGCGGGCCGTCACTTTGGCCACCGGTCCTGCCGCAGCGGAACTGTACCGCGATCTGAGCCAGTGGTATCAGGCGTCCCAGCCCCAGCGGGCCAGGCACTATCAGGCGCGGGCCGCTTTGGCGGAGGGGATCGGCCAGTTGGATCAGGGCCAGGCGGCGGCAGCCCTCCGCTTCCTCGAAGACGCTGTGAAGGCGGACCCGGAGCTGGCGCCGGCCTGGTTTTTCCTGGGTCAAGCTCGGCGCCGGCTCGGCCAGACCGCCGCCGCCCGCCAGGCCTACGAGCAGTGCCTGCGCTTGCAGCCGCATCATGGCCGCGCTGCTGCCGCTTTAGCCCTGCTGCCGCCGCCTTGACAATCGGATGAAATGGATACAGTTGAACATCCTCCGCTTGCGCCGCTTTGGCCCTGCTACCGTCCACTTGACAATTGGATAAAATTGATACAACTGAACATCATCCGACGGCCGCCCTCTGCCGGGCGTTCCTCCCTTTCCCCCGGCCCTGTTCGCCGCCGGCCGTTCTGCCGCCGCTGGCGGCTTTTCCCAGAACCCGGTTCGTGAAATGTCTACGTGGTGTCACAATTGCGTTTCCGCAACTTCGATGGCGCGGAGCAGGGCGCGGGCTTTGTTCACCGTCTCCTGGTATTCCAGCTCCGGCTGACTGTCGGCGACGATGCCGGCCCCGGCTTGGACGTAGGCGGTGGAACCAAGCAGAACCATCGTGCGCAGCGCGATGCAGGTGTCCATGTTGCCGCTGAAGTCCACATAGCCGACGGCCCCGCCGTAAGGACCGCGGCGGTGGGGTTCGAGTTCGTCGATGATCTCCATGGCGCGGACTTTGGGGGCGCCGCTGAGAGTGCCGGCGGGCAGGCTGGCGCGCAGGGCGTCGAAGGCCGTCAGGCCGGGCCGCAAACGCCCCGTCACCGTGCTCGACAGATGCATGACATGGCTGTAATACTCGACGGCCAGCAGGTCGCTCAACTGGACGGAACCGATCTCGGCGACGCGGCCGACATCGTTGCGGGCCAGATCGACGAGCATGATATGTTCCGCCCGTTCCTTGGGATCGCGGCGCAGTTCTTCGGCCAGGGCCTGGTCTTCCTGGGGCGTGCGTCCGCGGCGGCGGGTTCCCGCCAGAGGGCGGCTGGTGATCAGGCCGCTTTCCACCCGGCACATGATCTCCGGCGACGCCCCGATGAGCGTGGCCGGCCCGCAGCGCAGATAGAACATGAAGGGGGAAGGGCTGACCACGCGCAGGGCGCGGTAGATGTCGAAGGGGCGGGCCGTGGTCGCCGCCTCGAAGCGCTGGCTGAGCACGATTTGGAAGGCATCGCCGGCATGGATGTAGGCACGGGCTTTTTCCACCGCTGCGGCAAACTGCTTCGGCGTGAAGTTCGAGCGGACGCGGGGGGGCAGCCCCCCTCCTCCTCCTTCGGCACTGCGCGGGGCGATGTCCCGGAGCGGCCAATCCAGCCGGACCTGTTGCAGGCGCTCCACCAGGCAGTCCACCTGTTCGCCGGCGCGGGCATAAGCCGCCTCCAGGGCCGCACGCGAAGCTGCCATCCCCGGCTCGATCCGGGCGTGGGCCACCACCCGCACCGTCTTGTCCACGTGGTCGAAAATGACCATGCGGTCGTAGAAGCCGAAGGACAGGTCCGGCAGGCCGCGATCATCTGGCGGAGGCTGCGGCAGGCGTTCCACATAGCGCACGGTGTCATAACCGGCATAGCCGACGATCCCGCCGCAAAACCGGGGCAACTCCGGCAGGTGCGGACCGCGATAGCGCGACCACATCTCCTCCAGCCGCCGCAAGGGGTCCGCGCACACCTCTTCGCCCCCTTCCCCTTCGTTCCCCTGCCAGCGCACCCGCCGCTCATACGCCTCAAAGCGCAAAAACGGTCCGCTGCCCAAAAAGCTGTATCGTCCCACCCGCTCCCCGCCGACCACGCTCTCGAAGAGGAACGACCACTCCCCCTCCGCCAACCGGCCAAAGGCCGTCACCGGCGTGAGCGTATCCCCCGTCAACTGACGATACACTGGCACCATGGTGTACTGCTGGGCCAGCTCGGCGAACACCTCCAGCGGCGGATAATAACGCATGCTTGGCACCCGCTTCGTCCCTCCTCCCATTTTCCCGCTCGTGCGGCGGTCAGACCCCGGCTTCTCCCATTCTCCCGGCGGCCAGACCCCGCTGCTTCCTATTGTCGCAAACCGACCAGCCAATGGCGAAGGGGAAAACGGCGAGCGGCGAGCCGTGGGTGGCGGCGAATGGTTAATGGCGAATGGCGGAAGCGGGCGAGCGGGGCGGGTCCGGGCCGAGCTGGGCTGCGTGGTGCGGTTCTATCCGCCTTTTCCACCCAGCGTTCAGCGATTGTCGAGCTGCCAGGGTGACAATGGAAAGACACAGGGTTCAATCCACCTTTTCCACCCAGCGTTCGTCAACCTCCGCTTCCAGGCGCAGCCCCAGGAAGGAAATCTCCAGGACTAAGGCCCAGCGATTCGGTTTGAGGCGGACGACGCGGCCGAGGAATCCTTGCAGCGGCCCGCCGAGGATGCGGACCACATCCCCGACTTGGGCGATGAGCCGTTCTTGGACCAGGCGGCGTTCACTCAGCAACTGGGCCAGGTCGAGCAGTTCGGTCTGCAAGCGGCGGGGGTCCGGGGGGCGCAACACTTGGGCCACCTTGCGTCTAGTGACGGCCAGGACGCGCGGATTGCCGAGGAAGTCCGGCTCGGACACAAAAAGGTAGCCACTGAAGAGCGGGACGAGGCTTTCGCGCCGTCGGCCTTGGGAGCTAGTCCAGCGGGTCAGCAGGGGGAGGAACACGGGCACGCCCGCCTGTTCGAGGGCCTGGGCCAAGGATTTCTCCCACCGTGCCGCCGTGCGCAGGGCGGCCCAGCGTTCCACCGCGCGAACCAATTCCACCAGTTTCGGACCTTCGGTGGGAATCATGGGCGGATACCTCTGAGCACCTTTTAATCTATCATTTATTCTTATGATGAATCCATAATACCCATTGTCCGAAATTTTCTATCTCTACTGCGATTTTCCCGCAGGCTGTATCTTCGGTATTCTCCAACCCCGTGGGTCAAGTCGGGACTTGTGGGCCAAGTCGGAGAGCAACCTTTGTTGACAGCATCGTTTCAGCACCTGTAGAAAAAACAACACCACATGGAATGGGGCGGAATTGGCGCAGTTAAGCGGCGAGGGGACAGGGAGCGTCCCGCGGGTGGGACCTGGCGGTCGCGTTGGCCTGGCGCCAGGCTCGCGGAGCGTTGTCTTTTTTCGGGTGGGAAACTTGCCGGGCAGGGGCCGTTCTGATGCAGGCGGGCGGCTTGCGGATCGTGCAACTGGGCAAGTATTATCCGCCGGCACAGGGCGGGATCGAGCAGCACACCCGCACTCTGGCCCAGGGGTTGGCGCAGCTTGGCTGCCAGATGGCGGTGGTCGTGGTGAACCATCAGGACCGGCGGGGGCGGGATGTGACCTATCGGCCGGTGGCGGTGACGGCGGACTGCCAGGAATGGGACGGTGCGGTGCGGGTTTATCGCGCGGGGCGGTGGTTCCACGCCTGGCGGACGGATGTTTGCCCGCGCTTGCCGGCGCTGTTGGGCCAGTTGCAGCGGGCCTTTCGGCCTCACCTGTGGCATCTGCATGCTCCGAATATCACCATGCTGGCGGCCCTGTGTTTGGTTCCCGGCTTGTCGCCACTCGTCATCACCCATCATAGCGACATCATCCGGCAGCGGATCGGCAAGTATTTGGTCCGGCCCGCGGAACTGCGCCTCTACCGGCGGGCGCAGGCATTGGTGGCCGACAGTGCCGCTTATGCCGCGGGATCGCCATTACTCCAGCGCTTCCGGGCCAAGGTGTTCGCGGTGCCGTTGGGGATCGACGTGACAGCGTTCAGTCAGCCGGAGGCAGAAGTGCTGGAGGAAGCGGAGCGGTGGCGCCGGCGGTATGGCCAGCCGCTCTGGCTGTGCGTCGGGCGGATGACGCCGTACAAAGGGTTCGACGTGGCGATCACAGCCTTGCAGCAGGTACCAGGCCAGTTGCTGTTGGTGGGCAGCGGGCCGGAGGAGAAACGCTGGCGGCATCTGGCGGAACGCCTCGGTGTGCAGGCGCGCGTGCACTTTCTCGGCGCGGTGGAGGAAGCAGTGCTGCGCGTAGCGTACCGGGCGGCCACTGCCTTGTGGTTCCCCAGCCGCAATCGAGCCGAAGGGTTCGGCTTGGTCCAGGTGGAAGCGATGGCCTCCGGCTGCCCGGTGATCAACACGGCGATTGCCCACAGTGGG
This window of the Thermogemmata fonticola genome carries:
- a CDS encoding ThuA domain-containing protein codes for the protein MRRRTFAFGMLAAGFSLAVLAACQADQDAPRLDGAASSGTRAAKRLLLVTHSGGFIHASVATAEEVLKQIGPAHGFEVTCWRFTGDPESKVKDKSGRERSALEVYAERFRGSTRLPVEREHCGRINKQTLKNFDVVLFFTTGNPVTKEELNDLREWVRAGGALAGTHCATDTLYTESVYGDLIGAYFRGHPPGLQKIRIRVEDPKHPAAAAFTDGEEFQDEMYVFRDQPFSRDRLHIILSIDPASFNPGKNLTRADNDYAISWCRREGQGRVFYTSFGHDPKVWKDPRFQKHLLGGLQWAVGLLPGDDTPSSKLKR
- a CDS encoding FG-GAP repeat domain-containing protein; protein product: MADVAASNGGQTLPSSGRRGWRVLLVWTVAVLLPGAGAVAWPYLGPAEVEVCSSPVSHFPAAEWPYDKQILGAAPRFRPRITHVRLVDLDQDGRMDILACDAQRKRLYWYRQTDRRQWQEIPVGPELNVPAGLAVVDLDGDGDRDIVAAVLGSVLPSDERIGQVVWLENRGGTFVPHVLLDHVRRVADVQAGDFTGEGRPDLAVAVYGYHHGELLWLENLGGGRFREHLLLATQGPSHVPVADFTGEGRLDIAALVSQDHEEVWLWENRGSGEFAPRRIFHTLNFDLGSASLRAADLDEDGRPDLLLCAGDNLEINHHYPQPWHGCYWLRNGGRGGEFTVQRLAAVGGVYGAAVADLTGDGRPDVVLACMFNDWHRAGAASLVLLENRGGEFLPRTLDTHPIHLAVLDAGDLDGDGQADLVAGSLHLDDLAPERWGRLTLWLRRPR
- a CDS encoding tetratricopeptide repeat protein gives rise to the protein MFVTVTCEEPAMPARPLLARLERLGTLLLLLELAAAALVLYRRQVQPPPPVPDLAALEPLTRTELEAQIARCRFGTRWWNLLSWRDAAAWQQLGEQYLALGYFPEAEACLRQALTWDRHQADAAFRHAFALERLGRIDEAIAGYEEALRRGHKRRADIHYSIGKNHLRAERREAAQAAFQAAGDLAAARYELALLAAEAGQGEQARTLAEQLAQEHPQAYHPAALLHRLAVWQNDRAAAGRWADAFEARPHPLPSPFDTEFDWVVRTANSLGRDRRFRDAGRLYHAGQLAEAERLLRQTLEAAWSPEAADRLADTLALQRRLAEAREVLQDMLARDGPTWELLWRLGQAEADLGRRAEAEAYWQRAVTLATGPAAAELYRDLSQWYQASQPQRARHYQARAALAEGIGQLDQGQAAAALRFLEDAVKADPELAPAWFFLGQARRRLGQTAAARQAYEQCLRLQPHHGRAAAALALLPPP
- the trpE gene encoding anthranilate synthase component I, whose protein sequence is MRYYPPLEVFAELAQQYTMVPVYRQLTGDTLTPVTAFGRLAEGEWSFLFESVVGGERVGRYSFLGSGPFLRFEAYERRVRWQGNEGEGGEEVCADPLRRLEEMWSRYRGPHLPELPRFCGGIVGYAGYDTVRYVERLPQPPPDDRGLPDLSFGFYDRMVIFDHVDKTVRVVAHARIEPGMAASRAALEAAYARAGEQVDCLVERLQQVRLDWPLRDIAPRSAEGGGGGLPPRVRSNFTPKQFAAAVEKARAYIHAGDAFQIVLSQRFEAATTARPFDIYRALRVVSPSPFMFYLRCGPATLIGASPEIMCRVESGLITSRPLAGTRRRGRTPQEDQALAEELRRDPKERAEHIMLVDLARNDVGRVAEIGSVQLSDLLAVEYYSHVMHLSSTVTGRLRPGLTAFDALRASLPAGTLSGAPKVRAMEIIDELEPHRRGPYGGAVGYVDFSGNMDTCIALRTMVLLGSTAYVQAGAGIVADSQPELEYQETVNKARALLRAIEVAETQL
- the nusG gene encoding transcription termination/antitermination protein NusG — protein: MIPTEGPKLVELVRAVERWAALRTAARWEKSLAQALEQAGVPVFLPLLTRWTSSQGRRRESLVPLFSGYLFVSEPDFLGNPRVLAVTRRKVAQVLRPPDPRRLQTELLDLAQLLSERRLVQERLIAQVGDVVRILGGPLQGFLGRVVRLKPNRWALVLEISFLGLRLEAEVDERWVEKVD
- a CDS encoding glycosyltransferase — encoded protein: MQAGGLRIVQLGKYYPPAQGGIEQHTRTLAQGLAQLGCQMAVVVVNHQDRRGRDVTYRPVAVTADCQEWDGAVRVYRAGRWFHAWRTDVCPRLPALLGQLQRAFRPHLWHLHAPNITMLAALCLVPGLSPLVITHHSDIIRQRIGKYLVRPAELRLYRRAQALVADSAAYAAGSPLLQRFRAKVFAVPLGIDVTAFSQPEAEVLEEAERWRRRYGQPLWLCVGRMTPYKGFDVAITALQQVPGQLLLVGSGPEEKRWRHLAERLGVQARVHFLGAVEEAVLRVAYRAATALWFPSRNRAEGFGLVQVEAMASGCPVINTAIAHSGVPWVCRHEQEGLTVPADDTDALAQAAQRLWQDAALRARLSAGALRRAAEFDTRLMCQRYLKLYQRVIASAHKGQPALCRRFAECP